One stretch of Chitinophaga pendula DNA includes these proteins:
- a CDS encoding winged helix-turn-helix transcriptional regulator — protein sequence MVERKIPKDLDCGMAMIMEIIGGKWKPCLIYNIWKGYNRPSQLQRLNPKASRRVLYQQLMELEEYGIVTRIIYPVAPPKVEYCLTELGNSLLPVINLMENWGTQYLKKPGKRPALEIPS from the coding sequence ATGGTGGAAAGAAAGATACCTAAAGACCTGGATTGCGGAATGGCAATGATCATGGAAATTATTGGCGGAAAGTGGAAACCCTGTCTTATCTATAATATCTGGAAGGGATATAACAGACCCAGCCAGTTACAGCGGCTGAATCCAAAGGCAAGCAGACGGGTGTTGTATCAGCAACTCATGGAGTTGGAAGAGTATGGTATTGTTACGCGTATCATTTATCCGGTAGCGCCACCGAAGGTAGAATATTGTCTGACAGAACTGGGCAATTCATTGCTGCCGGTTATCAATTTGATGGAGAATTGGGGGACACAATATTTAAAAAAGCCGGGAAAAAGACCTGCTTTGGAAATACCCTCCTGA
- a CDS encoding winged helix-turn-helix transcriptional regulator, which translates to MKSNEKKSERFLDLQRTITAGPDAYKHTILYDCCSIFANKWNLLVLVSLMQETKRNSELLQQIHGISPKMLNESLRKLMSLKMVERMVYPEVPPRVEYSLTDFGRSLSQPLEAILDWHEEWRDKFQSLYR; encoded by the coding sequence ATGAAAAGCAACGAGAAAAAAAGTGAAAGATTTTTGGATCTGCAACGAACGATAACTGCAGGGCCTGATGCGTACAAACACACGATATTATATGACTGCTGTTCGATCTTTGCCAACAAATGGAATTTACTGGTATTGGTGTCTCTGATGCAGGAGACTAAACGGAATAGTGAATTGTTACAACAGATCCACGGTATATCGCCGAAGATGCTAAATGAATCACTCCGAAAACTAATGAGTCTGAAGATGGTGGAACGGATGGTTTATCCTGAGGTGCCACCCCGAGTAGAATATTCGTTAACGGATTTTGGGCGGAGTCTTTCTCAGCCACTGGAAGCTATTTTAGATTGGCATGAAGAGTGGAGAGATAAA
- a CDS encoding ketopantoate reductase family protein, producing MKILIFGRGVISTQYAYALEKAQHVVEFYVRAGRAVQEIPLNIYDRGQYIDTTWKVRMREELPSDHDYDLILVSVQHYQFKKVATFLSDKVGNATVLIFNNCWNDPLKVAATLPQQQLAWGFPVAAGGFDQNGILKGALFSMVHFGTFNTTPTAREIAARQIFKAAGFKIKEHKDFRSWLSIHFVVNAGFLSQVLRTGSIKKVLTSGEDIKSIVLNVRELFPVLHQRGIAVKGEAAIFKLPPWLISILVTAMIKLNPVFKYSLMNHANPEEIKAFCRDVLAEANEKGINVPRLTAITSLL from the coding sequence ATGAAAATATTAATATTCGGCCGTGGGGTTATCTCCACACAGTACGCTTATGCCCTCGAAAAAGCACAGCATGTGGTTGAGTTTTATGTAAGAGCCGGAAGAGCAGTACAAGAGATTCCATTGAATATTTACGACAGAGGACAATACATTGACACAACGTGGAAGGTCCGCATGAGGGAAGAGCTACCTTCCGATCACGATTATGACCTGATACTAGTGAGCGTACAACATTATCAGTTCAAAAAAGTGGCTACATTTCTAAGCGACAAAGTCGGCAATGCCACCGTCCTTATTTTTAATAATTGCTGGAATGATCCGCTTAAAGTGGCCGCTACCTTGCCACAACAACAGCTGGCCTGGGGCTTTCCGGTCGCAGCAGGTGGCTTTGACCAAAATGGAATACTGAAAGGTGCATTATTCAGTATGGTGCATTTCGGTACCTTCAATACCACCCCGACCGCAAGAGAAATAGCAGCGCGCCAGATCTTCAAAGCAGCCGGGTTCAAGATTAAAGAACACAAGGATTTCAGGAGCTGGTTATCCATTCACTTTGTGGTCAATGCAGGATTCCTCTCTCAGGTATTACGTACAGGGTCTATTAAAAAAGTATTGACTTCAGGAGAAGATATCAAAAGTATTGTCTTGAATGTGAGAGAACTATTCCCGGTTTTACATCAGCGGGGGATTGCTGTAAAAGGAGAGGCGGCAATCTTTAAATTACCGCCATGGCTGATAAGTATCCTGGTAACTGCTATGATCAAGCTCAATCCCGTTTTTAAATATTCATTAATGAATCATGCTAATCCGGAAGAGATCAAGGCATTTTGCCGCGATGTACTGGCGGAAGCTAACGAAAAAGGGATTAATGTACCAAGATTGACAGCGATCACCTCTTTATTATAG
- a CDS encoding MBL fold metallo-hydrolase, with the protein MINFNVNRIFFRSGYTFMLVLVIQLLSLPVTFAQESIPPFLQPSSYHMQFGEMEIIAFSDGSVLQDLSQLLTNVRPGAVKRLTAQNFQTPVVTASVNAFLIKVDGKLILVDAGTSELYGPTLGYLPANMRRAGYDPSQIDAVLITHIHTDHTGGLMDGDKMVFPNATIYVSKRETDYWLSDAQYAKAPARLKTYFDQARLKLLPYAKAGKIMAYEYGKELFPGILPIAAPGHTPGHSFYQVISQGEKIVFWGDIMHSAAVQFAEPGVTIVYDVDPAAAAQTRKKAYLEAAKGKYWVASAHLSFPGIGHISKSGKGYRWFPINYTTIGTGQ; encoded by the coding sequence ATGATAAATTTCAATGTTAATCGTATTTTTTTCAGATCAGGTTATACTTTTATGCTCGTGCTGGTTATCCAGCTACTATCTTTACCTGTTACTTTTGCGCAGGAGTCCATTCCACCATTTCTTCAGCCATCCAGCTATCATATGCAGTTTGGTGAGATGGAAATCATTGCCTTTTCGGACGGTAGTGTTCTGCAGGATCTTTCTCAATTACTCACTAATGTCCGCCCCGGAGCGGTTAAAAGGCTGACTGCACAAAATTTCCAGACACCGGTTGTAACGGCCTCTGTGAATGCATTTCTGATCAAGGTCGACGGTAAACTCATTTTGGTGGATGCGGGGACTTCGGAACTGTATGGTCCGACACTGGGATACCTGCCTGCCAATATGAGGCGTGCCGGTTATGATCCGTCGCAAATCGATGCGGTATTAATCACGCACATACATACCGACCATACGGGAGGTTTAATGGACGGAGATAAGATGGTATTTCCCAATGCCACTATTTATGTTAGCAAAAGGGAAACTGATTATTGGTTAAGTGATGCACAATATGCGAAAGCTCCCGCGCGGTTAAAGACGTATTTCGATCAGGCACGGCTTAAGCTGCTACCCTATGCGAAAGCCGGCAAGATCATGGCTTATGAATACGGGAAGGAGCTCTTTCCAGGTATTCTTCCCATAGCAGCACCCGGTCATACCCCGGGACATAGTTTTTACCAGGTAATCAGTCAAGGGGAAAAGATCGTTTTCTGGGGAGATATCATGCATTCAGCAGCGGTGCAATTTGCCGAGCCGGGTGTTACGATTGTATATGATGTTGATCCTGCGGCGGCTGCTCAAACGCGTAAAAAGGCCTATCTGGAGGCTGCCAAAGGGAAGTATTGGGTAGCAAGTGCACATCTTTCCTTTCCTGGCATAGGTCATATAAGCAAGTCAGGCAAAGGGTATCGTTGGTTCCCTATTAATTATACAACAATTGGTACGGGGCAATAA
- a CDS encoding pyridoxamine 5'-phosphate oxidase family protein — protein MSTENLHSQEAIDKLKKLVDKIDIGMLCSNINSGHLHAVPMSRQEVDEEGNIWFLFSSESDTYQHIQHDNKVSLLYSDIKDYNFLSINGTAEVSRDTARIDKYWNKMIEAWFEKGKEDPRIRVLRVTPSEAHYWDNKTNKLVTFFKVALSAVSDQKMDVGRKGDLNF, from the coding sequence ATGAGTACAGAGAACTTACATAGCCAGGAGGCCATAGACAAATTGAAGAAGCTGGTTGACAAAATAGACATCGGGATGCTTTGTTCAAACATCAACAGCGGGCATTTGCATGCTGTTCCGATGAGCAGACAGGAAGTAGATGAGGAAGGTAATATATGGTTTTTATTTTCTTCTGAAAGCGATACCTACCAGCATATACAACATGACAATAAGGTCAGTCTTTTATATTCAGATATCAAAGACTACAACTTCCTTAGTATTAATGGTACCGCTGAAGTATCCAGAGACACCGCCAGGATAGACAAATACTGGAATAAGATGATTGAGGCCTGGTTTGAAAAAGGGAAGGAAGACCCTCGTATCCGGGTACTCAGGGTTACTCCTTCGGAGGCGCATTATTGGGACAATAAAACTAACAAACTGGTTACCTTTTTTAAAGTAGCTCTTAGTGCTGTTTCCGATCAAAAGATGGATGTAGGAAGAAAAGGTGATCTTAATTTTTAA
- the ligD gene encoding DNA ligase D: MSHVNSKKNGAKQATNKRPAGKREKKGHLADAKRTRTKLSIKDKVAVPGKKVVITTLLKGLPRIPFFTSLSPMLATLVDKPFDQPGWLYEVKWDGYRVITFKNKQILELKSRNDKSFNEKFYTVYQALQQWRADVIVDGEVVVVDETGKADFGQLQNWRSEADGTLRYYIFDLLWYKGYDLRGLPLEKRKVMLQQLLPVSDILYYSHDFHTDGTAFLAAARNMSLEGIIAKRCNSTYHTGERTKDWLKIKANKRQEVIIGGYTRNEGSSKPFSALLLGVYRKGKLVYSGKTGTGWSVQQQKLLLQQFKRLEVNKVPFDKEPDYNKPSRFRPHPPKAEVTWLRPLLICEVSFAEITNDGVMRHASFEGLLEDKQPSDVVLEKETATAAIVKTADASALLLMPAAGGTRRTLLNPKDVTQVRKIGGHELKFTNLHKVFWPKEKISKRDLINYYYQVASYILPYLKDRPQSLNRFPNGIDGKSFYQKDVTGKVPDWMETYGYFSEGDEEQKHYLLCNDEATLLYMVNFGCIEMHPWSSTIRKPDHPSWAMIDLDPDKQTFDQVIEAARMTKAVLDDMGVVSYCKTSGSTGLHIYIPLGNKYTYDQCQEFARGVVTLVHRQLPAFTTLERIVSARKGKMYLDFLQNRPHATLAAPYSLRPKPGATVSMPLHWDEVRAGMKMKDFNIFNALERLQSDSDIFKPVLGKGIDLKKIIASYQVKD; this comes from the coding sequence ATGAGCCATGTGAATTCCAAGAAAAACGGGGCCAAGCAGGCTACCAATAAAAGACCTGCCGGCAAGCGAGAGAAAAAAGGGCATCTTGCTGACGCAAAGAGAACGCGGACAAAATTGTCCATAAAGGATAAAGTCGCTGTCCCTGGTAAAAAGGTTGTTATCACGACATTGCTTAAAGGACTTCCACGGATACCATTTTTCACCTCATTATCACCTATGCTAGCTACACTCGTTGACAAACCCTTCGATCAGCCTGGTTGGCTTTATGAGGTGAAGTGGGACGGTTATCGCGTCATTACTTTCAAGAATAAGCAGATATTGGAGTTGAAGTCACGCAATGATAAGTCTTTCAATGAAAAATTTTATACTGTTTATCAAGCTTTGCAGCAATGGAGAGCTGATGTTATAGTAGATGGCGAAGTAGTGGTGGTAGATGAAACTGGCAAAGCTGATTTCGGGCAGTTGCAGAACTGGCGAAGTGAGGCGGATGGTACGTTACGTTATTATATTTTCGATCTGTTGTGGTATAAAGGGTATGATCTAAGAGGTCTGCCGCTCGAAAAGCGGAAAGTCATGCTACAGCAGCTTCTTCCTGTAAGCGATATACTTTATTACAGTCATGATTTTCATACCGATGGTACCGCGTTTCTGGCAGCAGCCCGTAACATGTCGTTGGAAGGGATCATTGCCAAACGTTGCAATAGCACTTATCATACAGGTGAACGAACGAAGGACTGGCTCAAGATAAAAGCCAACAAACGACAAGAAGTCATTATTGGCGGTTATACGCGTAATGAGGGAAGTAGCAAACCATTCAGTGCGTTGCTACTGGGTGTGTATAGAAAGGGTAAACTAGTCTATTCTGGCAAAACAGGTACTGGCTGGAGTGTGCAGCAACAAAAGTTATTATTGCAGCAATTCAAGCGACTAGAAGTCAATAAGGTACCTTTTGATAAGGAGCCGGATTATAATAAGCCCAGTCGTTTCCGGCCTCATCCGCCTAAGGCAGAGGTTACCTGGTTACGACCATTGCTAATCTGCGAGGTAAGTTTTGCGGAGATCACCAATGATGGTGTGATGCGTCATGCTTCTTTTGAGGGGTTGCTAGAAGACAAACAGCCGAGTGATGTAGTGTTGGAAAAAGAGACAGCAACAGCTGCCATTGTTAAAACCGCCGATGCGAGCGCTCTTCTGCTTATGCCCGCGGCTGGTGGTACACGCCGTACATTACTCAATCCGAAAGATGTAACGCAGGTACGTAAGATTGGTGGTCATGAACTAAAATTCACTAATTTGCATAAGGTATTCTGGCCGAAAGAAAAAATCAGCAAGCGGGATCTGATCAATTATTATTATCAGGTAGCATCTTACATACTTCCTTACTTAAAGGATCGTCCGCAATCATTGAATCGTTTCCCAAATGGTATCGACGGCAAATCGTTTTATCAGAAAGATGTTACCGGGAAAGTGCCGGACTGGATGGAGACCTACGGATATTTCAGTGAAGGTGATGAGGAGCAGAAACACTATTTGTTATGTAACGACGAAGCGACGCTACTGTACATGGTCAACTTCGGTTGTATTGAGATGCATCCCTGGAGTAGTACGATCAGGAAACCAGATCATCCTTCCTGGGCAATGATCGACTTGGACCCGGATAAACAGACTTTTGATCAGGTGATTGAGGCTGCGAGGATGACGAAGGCTGTACTAGATGATATGGGCGTAGTGTCTTATTGTAAAACCAGTGGATCAACCGGATTGCATATCTATATCCCATTAGGGAACAAGTATACGTATGATCAATGTCAGGAATTTGCGCGGGGGGTAGTTACGCTTGTACATCGTCAGCTACCGGCCTTTACAACACTTGAGCGGATCGTCAGTGCACGAAAGGGGAAGATGTATCTCGACTTTCTGCAAAACCGGCCGCATGCGACACTTGCAGCACCTTATTCCCTGCGTCCCAAACCCGGTGCTACAGTTAGTATGCCATTGCACTGGGATGAGGTAAGAGCGGGGATGAAAATGAAAGACTTTAACATCTTCAATGCATTGGAGCGACTACAGAGTGACAGCGATATATTCAAACCAGTGCTTGGAAAAGGTATTGATCTAAAGAAAATTATTGCGTCATACCAGGTAAAGGATTGA
- a CDS encoding alpha/beta hydrolase, whose amino-acid sequence MSLPYTPPTFLVHAADDDVIPVKNSLIFFNSLLVANVKAEMLIVQSGGHGFGINDLNSGNNWFKLFRKWMAENGF is encoded by the coding sequence ATGTCACTCCCATATACTCCGCCAACTTTTTTAGTACATGCAGCCGATGACGATGTCATCCCTGTTAAAAACTCCCTTATATTTTTCAACTCCCTGCTAGTCGCTAACGTGAAAGCAGAAATGCTCATTGTCCAATCAGGAGGTCACGGATTCGGTATAAATGACTTAAACAGTGGCAATAACTGGTTTAAACTGTTCAGAAAATGGATGGCCGAAAATGGCTTCTGA
- a CDS encoding M57 family metalloprotease produces MKKYILFLLILFPVLFYSCQKSDKKDSPAERMPDQIVSKLKAAGFNLSEGLMRFKDGYLVEHDIYLTNEQILALPAAKDSKSPQTEHYSTDNLVAISAGTRTIRVFMDGGFGPYMQQAFDAALARYNEQHLNLVFERAATAAQANISILAFYQVGPILGYSAGFPSGGNPASPISLNTFYYNDGASRADATTTIAHEIGHAIGFRHTDYMNRAYSCGGGGNEGGAGVGANPIWPSPTDPTPDSWMLACSNNTDRPFTLEDRIALVALYPGAYPGDVAPVGKIISLRSASLNKFVCAEHGGDEPLLANRDVVELWEQFRVIDLGSGLIALQAVVNNRYVCAENAGLYPLIANRQAISTWEQFRWINNSDGTISLQAVVSNSYVCAEHDGGAYLNANRPAIGDWEKFYWQEVQ; encoded by the coding sequence ATGAAAAAGTATATCCTTTTTTTATTGATACTATTTCCAGTCTTATTCTACTCTTGCCAAAAATCAGATAAGAAAGACAGTCCCGCCGAAAGAATGCCGGATCAGATTGTTAGCAAGCTGAAAGCCGCCGGCTTTAACCTGAGTGAAGGCTTAATGCGATTTAAAGACGGATATCTGGTAGAACACGATATATACCTCACCAACGAACAAATCCTGGCATTACCTGCGGCTAAAGACAGCAAATCTCCGCAAACGGAACATTATAGTACAGATAATCTGGTCGCCATCAGTGCTGGCACCAGGACCATACGGGTGTTTATGGACGGTGGATTTGGCCCATATATGCAGCAGGCCTTCGATGCCGCATTGGCCAGGTATAATGAACAACACCTCAACCTGGTATTCGAACGTGCCGCAACTGCTGCCCAGGCAAATATCAGTATCCTAGCCTTTTACCAGGTAGGCCCGATATTAGGTTATAGTGCGGGATTTCCAAGTGGTGGTAATCCCGCTAGCCCTATCAGCCTCAATACCTTCTATTATAACGATGGCGCTTCAAGAGCAGATGCGACCACGACGATTGCTCATGAGATTGGGCATGCCATCGGCTTCAGACATACCGACTATATGAACCGCGCCTATAGCTGCGGTGGCGGTGGTAACGAAGGTGGTGCCGGTGTAGGTGCGAATCCGATTTGGCCTTCACCAACCGATCCTACTCCTGATTCCTGGATGCTCGCCTGTTCCAATAATACAGATCGTCCCTTTACATTGGAGGACCGGATCGCATTGGTAGCACTATATCCGGGAGCGTATCCCGGTGATGTAGCCCCGGTCGGAAAAATCATTTCACTGCGCTCCGCCAGCCTTAACAAATTTGTTTGTGCAGAGCATGGTGGCGACGAGCCACTGTTGGCAAACAGAGATGTAGTGGAACTGTGGGAACAATTCAGGGTAATAGACCTGGGTAGTGGATTGATCGCCTTGCAGGCTGTCGTAAATAATAGGTATGTATGTGCAGAAAATGCAGGACTGTACCCGTTGATCGCTAATAGACAAGCAATAAGCACATGGGAACAATTCCGTTGGATCAACAACAGTGACGGTACCATCAGCCTGCAAGCCGTCGTAAGTAATAGCTATGTATGCGCAGAACATGACGGTGGCGCCTATCTAAACGCCAATAGACCCGCAATTGGTGACTGGGAAAAATTTTACTGGCAGGAAGTGCAGTAA
- a CDS encoding helix-turn-helix domain-containing protein produces MYFTCLPDHTEPGFNESQHFSKFKKHNIIFNAESSESFCDDHVGCLSIKTILNGEECYGIDGRQLMVRPGLFLVLNNDQRYSCRISSKEKVRSLSIFFRTEFAASVLFDISHTEDSLLEYPFPESKALPEFFQTLQYITPDMGFQLSALLRLLETKGYHKTMTDECLVFLLRNLIELHRSDKKRVSNIMAIKATTRQEIYRRLCIAKDVLHSSCQEDLDLNKVSAEACMSVPQLVRQFKSAFQTTPHQYLTRIRLEQAAGLLQRSNEPVHDIAWKCGFESASAFSRIFKAAYGIQPTSFRKGHKN; encoded by the coding sequence ATGTATTTTACCTGCTTACCCGACCATACGGAGCCGGGATTCAATGAGTCGCAGCATTTCAGCAAGTTTAAAAAGCACAATATCATTTTTAATGCAGAAAGTAGCGAAAGCTTTTGTGATGACCATGTAGGATGCCTGTCCATTAAAACGATATTGAATGGCGAAGAATGTTACGGAATAGATGGCCGCCAGTTGATGGTACGGCCAGGATTATTCCTGGTGCTAAACAATGATCAGCGCTATTCCTGCCGTATCAGCAGCAAGGAAAAGGTAAGGAGCCTGTCCATTTTCTTCAGAACAGAATTCGCAGCGTCAGTGCTGTTCGATATTTCCCATACAGAAGATTCTCTACTGGAATATCCCTTTCCGGAAAGTAAGGCCCTGCCCGAATTCTTCCAGACCCTGCAATATATAACACCAGATATGGGCTTTCAGCTATCAGCCCTCCTAAGGCTGTTGGAGACAAAAGGGTATCATAAAACAATGACGGATGAATGCCTGGTATTTTTATTACGTAACCTGATAGAGCTCCACCGATCGGATAAAAAGCGTGTAAGTAATATAATGGCAATTAAAGCCACGACGAGACAAGAGATCTATAGACGATTGTGCATCGCAAAGGATGTATTACATTCTTCCTGCCAGGAAGACCTGGACTTGAATAAAGTAAGTGCCGAAGCATGTATGTCTGTTCCTCAATTGGTCAGACAGTTTAAGTCCGCTTTCCAGACTACTCCGCATCAATACCTCACCAGGATCCGGCTTGAGCAGGCAGCCGGTCTATTACAGCGATCAAATGAACCTGTGCATGATATCGCATGGAAGTGTGGATTTGAAAGCGCAAGTGCCTTCAGCCGGATATTCAAAGCTGCATATGGTATACAGCCTACCAGCTTCCGGAAAGGACATAAAAATTGA
- a CDS encoding alpha/beta fold hydrolase: MKIKTMKVWLCLLFFVAATNVAVAQSKPKTPTFVLVHGAWHGGWCWQPVTTRLQATGSIVYTPTLSGLGEYKHQLSSSIDLNTHINDIVHFIEMQDLSEVILVGHSYAGAVIAGVADRIPGRLKKLVFLDALLIENGKSLSDYLPKEMREERKRQAAMTKGLSIPPLPASIFGVKDLATRKWVDERLTPQPYRSFTQPLILKHPFGNKLPLIYVACLDEQLSVLKQFDEKTRNNKDWEFYSLDTGHDAMITAPDQLATLLLRINTP, from the coding sequence ATGAAAATAAAGACGATGAAAGTATGGCTATGCCTGCTATTTTTTGTAGCAGCCACCAATGTGGCGGTAGCACAAAGTAAACCCAAAACACCCACATTCGTATTGGTGCACGGTGCATGGCATGGTGGTTGGTGCTGGCAACCCGTTACGACCCGTTTACAAGCTACCGGCAGTATTGTATACACCCCCACACTAAGTGGGCTGGGAGAATATAAACATCAGCTATCTTCCTCCATAGACCTTAACACGCATATCAATGATATCGTACATTTTATTGAAATGCAGGATCTCTCAGAAGTGATCCTGGTCGGACATAGTTACGCCGGCGCCGTTATTGCCGGTGTGGCAGATCGGATCCCGGGCAGATTGAAAAAACTGGTGTTCCTGGATGCACTTTTAATAGAAAACGGCAAAAGTTTATCGGATTATCTGCCAAAGGAGATGAGAGAAGAGAGGAAACGACAGGCAGCAATGACAAAAGGGCTGAGCATACCTCCACTACCAGCCAGTATTTTCGGGGTCAAAGATCTGGCAACACGCAAATGGGTGGATGAACGGCTGACCCCACAACCCTATAGGAGCTTCACCCAGCCACTGATATTAAAGCATCCGTTTGGTAATAAACTGCCGCTGATTTACGTCGCCTGCCTCGATGAACAGCTATCTGTACTAAAACAGTTTGATGAAAAGACCCGCAACAATAAAGATTGGGAATTTTACAGTCTCGATACCGGCCACGACGCTATGATCACCGCCCCAGATCAACTGGCAACCTTACTACTGCGTATCAACACACCTTGA
- a CDS encoding NUDIX domain-containing protein, with protein MKRSAGLLPYRQHYGELQYFLVHPGGPFFARKEAGWWTIVKGEYLVAEDPLAAAIREFEEETGYVLKGQFIALTPILQKGGKHITCWAIESSPDADNIRSNTFTIEWPPRSGRQQSFPEIDKAGWFNKSTARRLINERQIALLEELERLLKI; from the coding sequence ATGAAACGAAGTGCAGGTTTACTTCCTTATCGTCAACACTATGGGGAGCTACAATATTTCCTGGTACACCCAGGCGGACCTTTCTTTGCACGCAAAGAAGCTGGGTGGTGGACAATCGTCAAGGGGGAATACCTGGTAGCGGAAGATCCGCTGGCGGCCGCTATCCGTGAGTTTGAAGAAGAGACTGGTTATGTACTTAAAGGGCAATTTATTGCTTTAACACCTATCCTACAAAAAGGTGGTAAACATATCACTTGTTGGGCGATCGAATCTTCTCCTGATGCAGATAATATACGCAGTAATACCTTTACAATAGAATGGCCGCCCCGCTCCGGCAGGCAGCAAAGCTTTCCGGAAATTGATAAAGCCGGCTGGTTTAATAAAAGCACAGCCCGGCGACTGATCAATGAGCGTCAGATAGCGTTGCTGGAAGAGCTGGAGCGGCTACTGAAAATATGA
- a CDS encoding Gfo/Idh/MocA family protein — translation MHSRRYFLQKIAAASVALPFLPLYRSLGSPVLETAASDKILRVAICGLGSYGTRVAEAMQSSKRAKLVGVISGTPSKIKDWQTKYNIPEKNCYNYDNFDKIKDNPDIDAVYVITPNSLHHDQVIRVAKAGKHAICEKPMALNEKDGHEMIAACKKAGVKLLVGYRMHFEPKTLEIVRMRKDGEFGKPLFFQGLSGFKIGDPTQWRLNKQLAGGGAMMDIGIYSINGARYMIGEEPVWVTAQETKTDPAKFREGVDETIQFQLGFPGGAAASCLSTYNMDHLDRFFLNGEKGFAELMPATGYGPIKGHTHKGEITHPHVAHQTIQMDEMSALIFDNKQPVIPVDGEEAVKDLKIIDAIYEACRTGKKIPLKW, via the coding sequence ATGCATTCTCGTCGTTATTTCCTGCAAAAAATTGCTGCTGCCTCCGTTGCACTACCATTTCTACCATTGTATAGATCGCTGGGCAGCCCCGTCCTGGAAACTGCTGCTTCAGATAAGATATTACGGGTAGCGATCTGTGGCTTGGGTAGTTATGGCACCCGGGTGGCAGAAGCAATGCAATCCAGCAAAAGAGCTAAACTGGTAGGCGTCATTAGTGGCACGCCTTCAAAGATCAAGGATTGGCAAACAAAATATAATATACCAGAGAAGAACTGCTATAATTATGACAACTTTGATAAAATAAAAGATAATCCGGATATAGATGCAGTATATGTAATCACGCCAAACTCACTGCACCACGACCAGGTCATCCGGGTAGCCAAGGCTGGCAAACATGCGATCTGCGAGAAACCAATGGCCCTAAATGAAAAGGATGGGCATGAAATGATAGCCGCCTGCAAAAAAGCTGGTGTTAAATTGCTGGTAGGCTATCGCATGCACTTCGAACCCAAAACCCTGGAAATTGTACGGATGCGCAAAGATGGAGAGTTCGGCAAACCCCTGTTCTTCCAGGGACTCAGCGGCTTTAAAATAGGAGATCCCACACAATGGCGCCTCAATAAACAATTGGCCGGCGGCGGTGCAATGATGGACATTGGCATCTATTCGATCAATGGTGCCCGCTATATGATAGGAGAAGAGCCGGTATGGGTAACCGCACAGGAAACAAAAACAGATCCCGCCAAATTCCGCGAAGGAGTAGATGAAACAATACAGTTTCAGCTCGGATTCCCGGGTGGAGCAGCAGCCTCCTGCCTGTCTACGTATAATATGGATCACCTGGACCGCTTCTTCCTGAATGGAGAAAAAGGATTTGCGGAACTAATGCCCGCAACAGGTTATGGTCCCATCAAAGGACACACTCATAAAGGAGAAATCACTCATCCCCATGTGGCCCATCAGACCATTCAAATGGATGAAATGTCAGCCCTCATCTTCGATAACAAACAACCTGTCATCCCCGTTGATGGTGAAGAAGCCGTAAAAGACCTGAAAATAATAGACGCCATCTACGAAGCCTGCCGCACAGGCAAAAAGATACCACTCAAATGGTAA